A genomic stretch from Pelotomaculum schinkii includes:
- a CDS encoding isocitrate/isopropylmalate family dehydrogenase, whose protein sequence is MLPGVMMLKHLGEMEAAGRIMAAVIKVLEEKKALTYDLGGSAGTSGMADAIIEAME, encoded by the coding sequence TTGCTGCCCGGGGTGATGATGCTCAAGCACCTGGGTGAAATGGAAGCCGCCGGCAGAATTATGGCCGCGGTAATCAAAGTACTGGAAGAGAAAAAAGCGCTGACCTATGACCTCGGCGGCAGCGCCGGCACCAGCGGCATGGCTGACGCCATCATCGAGGCGATGGAGTAA